From one Mycobacterium colombiense CECT 3035 genomic stretch:
- a CDS encoding ATP-binding cassette domain-containing protein has product MNRAQLDAEPGAVDVDVAAPAMEAVHLTLGFGAKTVLEEVSLSFPPRAVTSLLGPTGSGKTTFLRSMNRMNDKVSGYRHSGDVLLGGRSIFKERDLMEFRRRVGMLFQRPNPFPMSISDNVLSGVRAHKLVPRKEFGDVAEARLTEVGLWDAVKDRLGDSPFRLSGGQQQLLCLARTLAVNPEVLLLDEPTSSLDPSTTEKIEDLIRSLAGRLTVVIVTHDLAQAARIGDRTALFFDGRLVEEGPTEQLFLSPKHAETVRYVSGLFGDRRLLGVVVGADSAP; this is encoded by the coding sequence ATGAACCGTGCACAGCTGGACGCCGAACCCGGCGCGGTGGACGTCGATGTCGCTGCTCCGGCGATGGAAGCGGTGCACCTCACGCTGGGTTTCGGGGCCAAAACCGTGCTCGAAGAGGTATCCCTGAGCTTTCCGCCGCGCGCGGTCACTTCTTTGCTGGGCCCGACGGGCTCCGGAAAGACGACGTTCCTGCGCTCCATGAACCGGATGAACGACAAGGTCTCCGGCTACCGCCACAGCGGCGACGTCCTGCTGGGCGGGCGCAGCATCTTCAAAGAACGCGACCTGATGGAGTTTCGGCGCAGGGTCGGCATGCTGTTCCAGCGTCCCAACCCGTTCCCCATGTCCATCAGCGACAATGTGCTTTCGGGTGTGCGCGCCCATAAGTTGGTGCCGCGCAAGGAATTCGGCGACGTTGCCGAGGCCCGGCTCACCGAGGTGGGCCTGTGGGACGCGGTCAAGGACCGGCTCGGCGATTCACCGTTCCGGCTCTCGGGCGGTCAGCAGCAGTTGTTGTGCCTGGCCCGCACGCTCGCGGTGAACCCGGAAGTGCTGCTGCTCGACGAGCCCACCTCCTCCCTGGACCCGTCGACGACCGAGAAGATCGAGGACCTCATCCGGTCACTGGCCGGCCGGTTGACCGTGGTCATCGTGACCCATGACCTCGCCCAGGCCGCGCGGATCGGTGATCGGACCGCTCTGTTCTTCGACGGCAGGCTGGTCGAGGAGGGCCCCACCGAACAGCTATTCCTGTCACCGAAGCATGCGGAAACCGTCCGATACGTCTCCGGACTGTTCGGCGACCGCAGGCTCCTCGGCGTCGTCGTCGGGGCCGACAGCGCCCCCTAG
- the pstS gene encoding phosphate ABC transporter substrate-binding protein PstS has protein sequence MRFNRSGAALSLLSAGALVLSGCGGGSGASQSAVQCGGKKLLHASGATAQENAMAQFVYAYVRSCPGYTLDYNANGSGKGVEDFVSNVTDLAGSGVALDPSKGEPERATARCGSPAWDLPAVFEPIAVTYNLSGVSPLKLDAPTLAKIFNGGITKWDDPAIKALNGATNLPSVPIHVIYRSDKSANSANFQQYLDAASNGAWGKGDGEKFNGGVGDGAAGDEGSSGAVQSTDGSITYNEWSFAVGKQLSMAQIITSAGPDPVSITTDSVGKTIAGATFKGQGNDLVLDTSSFYKPTQSGAYPIVEPTYEIVCSKYPDSATGQAVKAFMQAAIGPGQDGLDQYGSIPLPASFKAKLSTAVNAIS, from the coding sequence GTGAGATTCAACCGATCAGGAGCGGCGTTGAGCCTGCTGAGCGCGGGCGCGCTGGTGTTGTCGGGGTGCGGCGGCGGTTCCGGCGCCTCGCAGTCGGCGGTGCAGTGCGGCGGCAAGAAGTTGCTGCACGCCAGCGGCGCGACCGCGCAAGAGAACGCGATGGCGCAGTTCGTCTACGCCTACGTCCGGTCCTGCCCGGGTTACACGCTGGACTACAACGCGAACGGCTCCGGCAAGGGCGTGGAGGACTTCGTCAGCAACGTGACGGACCTGGCGGGCTCCGGCGTGGCGCTGGACCCGTCGAAAGGCGAGCCGGAACGGGCCACGGCCCGGTGCGGCTCACCGGCCTGGGACCTGCCTGCGGTGTTCGAGCCGATCGCGGTCACCTACAACCTCAGCGGCGTCAGTCCGCTCAAACTCGACGCACCGACTTTGGCAAAGATTTTCAACGGCGGCATCACCAAGTGGGACGACCCGGCCATCAAGGCGCTCAATGGCGCCACCAACCTGCCGTCGGTGCCCATTCACGTCATCTACCGCAGCGACAAGTCCGCGAACTCCGCCAACTTCCAGCAGTATCTGGATGCCGCATCCAACGGCGCCTGGGGCAAGGGCGATGGCGAGAAGTTCAACGGCGGCGTCGGCGACGGAGCCGCCGGAGACGAGGGCTCGTCCGGAGCGGTGCAGAGCACTGACGGTTCGATCACCTACAACGAGTGGTCGTTCGCGGTGGGCAAACAGTTGAGCATGGCCCAGATCATCACCTCGGCGGGCCCGGATCCGGTGTCGATCACCACCGACTCGGTCGGCAAGACGATTGCGGGGGCCACCTTCAAGGGGCAGGGCAACGACTTGGTGTTGGACACCTCGTCGTTCTACAAGCCGACGCAGTCGGGCGCGTACCCGATCGTGGAGCCGACGTACGAGATCGTCTGCTCGAAGTACCCGGATTCCGCGACCGGCCAGGCGGTAAAGGCCTTCATGCAGGCCGCCATCGGGCCGGGCCAGGACGGCCTGGACCAGTACGGTTCCATCCCGCTGCCCGCCTCGTTCAAGGCGAAGCTGTCGACGGCGGTCAACGCGATTTCCTGA
- a CDS encoding serine/threonine-protein kinase PknD — protein MTDNGPAPRVGSWFGPYRLVRLLRQGGMGEVYEAEDSRKRRMVALKLISPEFSANAEFRARLQREADIAGRLTEPHVVPIHDYGEIDGRFYVDMRLVDGVDLATLLRRDGPLAPPRAIAIISQVAAALDAAHAAGVTHRDVTPGNILVTPSDFAYLADFGIARGASDPGLTQVGTAIGTYYYMAPERFTEDEVTHSVDIYSLACVLTECLTGSPPYRAETIERLIAAHLTKTAAPPSQLRPGAFPPALDQVIAKGMAKNPAERYRTAGEFAAAAHQALTTSEQRKAATILREGESAAVGSGAIDPRLTRDSPALSPSAETMAGPLPAAANSANRSDRSGPGPSLIRAAPTTSGRVYGPGPDFGRPAVPADNKRRQWILVGAIAAVALVAFVMAVIGYMSTGSSPSKEASGQSVLPFNGIDFRLSPGGVALNKAGDVFVTNQGMYGRVVELPAGASTPTVLPFTGLYQPQGLAVDSAGAVYVADFNNRVVKLAAGSNNQAVLPFTGLSYPEGVAVDPQGGVYVADRGNSRVVKLAPGSSAQTVLPFADLKNPDGVAVDTAGNVYVADTDNNRVLELPAGATAQTVLPFTGISVPWGIAVDSSGSVYVTEHDTSRVLKLPAGSNTPTELKFDGLNTPLAVTVDKDQNVYVADRGNDRVVKLTP, from the coding sequence GTGACCGATAACGGGCCGGCCCCGCGGGTCGGGTCCTGGTTCGGGCCGTACCGGTTGGTGCGGCTGCTGCGCCAGGGCGGCATGGGTGAGGTGTATGAGGCCGAGGACTCCCGCAAGCGCCGCATGGTGGCCCTGAAGTTGATCTCGCCGGAGTTCTCGGCCAATGCGGAGTTCCGCGCCCGGCTACAGCGCGAGGCCGATATCGCCGGGCGGCTGACCGAGCCGCACGTGGTGCCGATCCACGATTACGGCGAGATCGACGGGCGGTTCTACGTCGACATGCGCCTCGTCGACGGCGTCGACCTGGCGACGCTGTTGCGCCGCGACGGGCCGCTGGCCCCGCCGCGCGCGATCGCCATCATCAGCCAGGTGGCCGCGGCGCTGGACGCGGCGCACGCCGCCGGGGTGACGCACCGCGACGTCACACCGGGCAATATTCTGGTCACCCCCAGCGACTTCGCCTACCTGGCCGATTTCGGCATCGCGCGGGGCGCGAGCGATCCGGGGCTGACCCAGGTCGGGACCGCGATAGGCACGTACTACTACATGGCCCCGGAACGCTTCACCGAAGACGAGGTCACCCACAGCGTCGACATCTATTCGCTGGCATGCGTTTTGACCGAGTGCCTGACCGGTTCGCCGCCCTACCGGGCCGAGACCATCGAGCGGCTGATCGCCGCGCACCTGACGAAGACCGCCGCGCCGCCCAGCCAGTTGCGGCCCGGCGCGTTTCCTCCCGCCCTGGACCAGGTGATCGCCAAGGGCATGGCCAAGAACCCCGCCGAGCGCTACCGCACGGCGGGCGAATTCGCCGCGGCGGCCCACCAGGCGCTGACCACGTCCGAGCAGCGCAAGGCCGCCACGATTCTGCGCGAGGGGGAAAGCGCGGCCGTGGGCTCGGGTGCCATCGATCCACGCCTGACGCGCGATTCGCCGGCCCTGTCCCCGAGCGCCGAGACCATGGCGGGACCGCTGCCCGCAGCGGCGAACAGCGCGAACAGAAGCGACCGGTCCGGCCCTGGGCCGTCGCTGATCCGCGCCGCACCAACGACTTCCGGCCGCGTTTACGGGCCCGGCCCGGACTTCGGGCGGCCCGCGGTGCCGGCCGACAACAAACGAAGGCAGTGGATCCTCGTCGGCGCCATCGCTGCGGTGGCCCTCGTCGCTTTCGTCATGGCGGTCATCGGTTACATGTCGACGGGCTCGTCGCCGTCGAAGGAGGCGAGCGGTCAAAGTGTGCTGCCGTTCAACGGCATTGACTTCCGTCTGTCGCCGGGCGGGGTGGCGCTGAACAAGGCGGGCGACGTGTTCGTCACCAACCAGGGCATGTACGGGCGGGTGGTGGAGTTACCGGCCGGGGCGAGCACGCCGACGGTGCTGCCGTTCACCGGTCTTTATCAGCCCCAGGGCCTGGCGGTGGACAGCGCCGGCGCGGTGTACGTCGCGGATTTCAACAACCGGGTGGTGAAGTTGGCGGCGGGGTCGAACAACCAGGCCGTGCTCCCGTTCACCGGCCTCAGTTACCCGGAGGGTGTCGCGGTGGATCCTCAGGGCGGCGTCTACGTCGCCGACCGGGGCAACAGCCGGGTGGTGAAGTTGGCGCCGGGGTCCAGCGCTCAGACGGTGCTGCCGTTCGCCGATCTGAAAAACCCCGACGGTGTGGCGGTGGATACCGCCGGCAATGTCTACGTCGCCGACACCGACAACAACCGGGTGCTGGAGTTGCCCGCCGGGGCGACCGCCCAGACGGTGCTGCCGTTCACCGGGATCTCCGTTCCGTGGGGTATCGCGGTGGACAGCTCGGGCAGCGTATACGTCACCGAACACGACACCAGCCGGGTGCTCAAACTGCCCGCCGGGTCCAACACCCCGACCGAGCTGAAGTTCGACGGGCTGAACACCCCGTTGGCGGTGACGGTCGACAAGGACCAGAACGTCTACGTCGCCGACCGCGGCAACGACCGGGTGGTCAAGCTGACGCCGTGA
- a CDS encoding CoA transferase, with product MPDSKPNSKPAKPLDGFRVLDFTQNIAGPMAGQVLADLGAEVIKIEAPVGEAARHITAVLPGRPPLATLFLPHNRGKKSVMADLRSDEAKQQILRLVDTADVVLEGFRPGVMERMGLGPDELQARNPKLIYARLSAYGGNGPEGSRPGVDLMVAAESGMTTGMPTPTGKPQIIPFQLVDAASGHVLAQAVLAALLNRERHGVADVVRVAMYDVAVSLQASQLTIHLNKPSEAPKPDAAPKAKKRKGVGFATQPSDAFKAADGYLVISAYVPKHWDKLCEIIGRPDMRDDERFIDQRARALNYPELTEELEKALAAKTAGEWVRLLQEGGLMACHAYTWKQVVGTALFAENELALPVGEGADEVTVIRTPARYSSFDAAAAEPPPALGQHTEEYLGAPQPAS from the coding sequence GTGCCCGACAGCAAGCCAAACAGCAAGCCCGCCAAGCCACTTGACGGTTTCCGGGTGCTGGACTTCACCCAGAACATCGCCGGGCCGATGGCCGGTCAGGTGCTGGCCGACCTGGGTGCCGAGGTGATCAAAATCGAGGCGCCCGTCGGCGAGGCGGCCCGGCACATCACCGCGGTGCTGCCCGGGCGCCCGCCGCTGGCCACCCTGTTCCTCCCCCACAACCGGGGTAAGAAGTCGGTGATGGCCGACCTGCGCAGCGACGAGGCCAAGCAGCAGATCCTGCGGCTGGTCGATACGGCCGACGTTGTGCTGGAAGGGTTTCGGCCCGGGGTGATGGAACGCATGGGCCTGGGCCCCGACGAGCTGCAGGCCCGCAACCCCAAACTCATCTACGCGCGGCTGTCCGCCTACGGCGGCAACGGGCCGGAGGGCAGCCGGCCGGGCGTCGACCTGATGGTCGCCGCCGAGTCGGGCATGACCACCGGAATGCCCACGCCCACCGGCAAACCCCAGATCATCCCGTTCCAGCTCGTCGACGCCGCCAGCGGTCACGTGCTGGCCCAGGCCGTGCTGGCCGCGCTGCTCAACCGCGAGCGCCACGGGGTGGCCGATGTCGTGCGGGTCGCCATGTACGACGTCGCGGTCAGCCTGCAGGCCAGCCAGCTGACCATCCACCTGAACAAACCGAGCGAGGCGCCGAAGCCGGACGCGGCACCAAAAGCCAAGAAGCGCAAGGGTGTTGGGTTCGCCACCCAACCGTCGGACGCCTTCAAGGCCGCCGACGGCTACCTGGTGATCAGCGCGTATGTACCCAAGCACTGGGACAAGCTGTGCGAGATCATCGGCCGCCCCGACATGCGCGACGACGAGCGGTTCATCGACCAGCGCGCGCGGGCGCTGAACTACCCGGAGCTGACCGAGGAGCTCGAGAAGGCTTTGGCCGCCAAGACCGCCGGCGAATGGGTGCGGTTGCTGCAGGAGGGCGGCCTGATGGCCTGCCACGCCTACACCTGGAAGCAGGTGGTCGGCACCGCGCTGTTCGCCGAGAACGAGCTGGCCCTGCCGGTCGGCGAGGGCGCCGATGAGGTCACCGTGATCCGCACTCCGGCAAGGTATTCCAGCTTTGACGCCGCGGCCGCCGAGCCCCCGCCCGCCCTGGGCCAGCACACCGAGGAGTATCTGGGCGCGCCGCAGCCCGCGTCGTAG
- a CDS encoding class I SAM-dependent methyltransferase, with protein MARTDDDTWDLATSVGATATMVAAGRARATLDGLIDDRFAEPLVRAVGVDFMTRWAAGELASADVDEPGAPWGMQRMTDMLAARTRYIDAFFAEAGAAGIDQVVILASGLDARAYRLPWAPGTTVFEIDQPQVLQFKAATLAQLGAQPTAEVRDVPIDLRHDWPSALRQAGLDTGRPAAWAAEGLVGFLPPEAQDRLLDNVTALSADGSQLVVEVFANTGVSGDALNAASEKWRQGGLDIALGELGFPGERNDVATYLQQRGWQPVRTPLNQMLANNGLPLQSTDPGAPFAQNYYCTAVLHRSGS; from the coding sequence ATGGCGCGCACCGACGACGACACCTGGGACCTGGCGACCAGCGTGGGAGCGACCGCCACCATGGTGGCCGCCGGGCGAGCCCGGGCCACCCTGGACGGGCTGATCGACGATCGGTTCGCCGAACCGCTGGTGCGCGCGGTCGGCGTCGACTTCATGACCCGGTGGGCCGCCGGCGAGCTCGCCTCCGCCGACGTCGACGAGCCGGGCGCCCCGTGGGGCATGCAGCGCATGACCGACATGCTGGCCGCCCGCACCCGCTACATCGACGCGTTCTTCGCCGAGGCGGGCGCGGCGGGCATCGACCAGGTGGTCATCCTGGCTTCCGGCCTGGACGCGCGCGCCTACCGGCTGCCGTGGGCGCCGGGCACCACGGTGTTCGAGATCGACCAGCCGCAGGTTCTGCAGTTCAAGGCCGCCACCTTGGCGCAGCTCGGCGCCCAGCCCACCGCCGAGGTGCGCGACGTTCCGATCGACCTGCGCCACGATTGGCCGTCGGCGCTGCGGCAGGCCGGCTTGGACACCGGGCGGCCCGCCGCCTGGGCGGCCGAGGGCCTGGTCGGCTTCCTGCCGCCCGAGGCCCAGGATCGGTTGTTGGACAACGTCACCGCGCTGTCCGCCGACGGCAGTCAGCTGGTGGTCGAGGTCTTCGCGAACACCGGGGTCAGCGGCGACGCCCTGAATGCCGCGAGCGAGAAGTGGCGGCAGGGCGGCCTCGACATCGCCCTGGGCGAGCTCGGCTTCCCCGGCGAGCGCAACGACGTGGCGACCTACCTGCAGCAGCGGGGCTGGCAGCCGGTCCGCACCCCGCTGAACCAGATGCTGGCCAACAACGGCCTGCCGCTGCAGTCGACCGATCCCGGCGCGCCCTTCGCGCAGAATTACTACTGCACCGCGGTGCTGCACCGGTCAGGCTCTTAG
- a CDS encoding cation transporter — MTTSVAITQECRGSAAHDADWRRGAGWARRLAWVSLAVVLVEGVVGLWQGFAVGSVALTGWALGGASEALASAMVVWRFSGARAFSATAERRAQRGVAVSFWLTAPYIAAESVHDLIGGRHAETSVIGIGLTALALVLMPVLGRANHRLGTRLGSEATEAEGIQNYLCAAQAAGVLAGLAMTTLWSGAWWIDPAVGLAIAGVAVWQGVRAWRGEDCGC; from the coding sequence ATGACCACTTCGGTTGCCATCACGCAGGAGTGCCGGGGCAGCGCCGCGCACGACGCCGACTGGCGGCGCGGCGCCGGGTGGGCGCGGCGGCTGGCCTGGGTGAGCCTGGCCGTGGTGCTCGTCGAGGGCGTCGTCGGGCTGTGGCAGGGATTCGCGGTCGGCTCGGTCGCCCTGACCGGGTGGGCCCTGGGCGGCGCGTCGGAGGCGCTGGCCAGCGCCATGGTGGTGTGGCGGTTCAGCGGGGCGCGCGCCTTCTCCGCCACCGCCGAGCGGCGCGCGCAACGCGGCGTCGCGGTGTCGTTCTGGCTGACCGCGCCGTACATCGCCGCCGAATCCGTGCACGACCTGATAGGTGGACGCCACGCCGAGACATCGGTGATCGGCATCGGGCTGACCGCCCTCGCGCTGGTGCTCATGCCGGTACTGGGCCGGGCCAACCACCGGTTGGGCACCCGGTTGGGGTCGGAGGCCACCGAGGCCGAGGGGATCCAGAACTACCTGTGCGCCGCCCAGGCCGCCGGGGTGTTGGCCGGACTCGCGATGACGACGCTGTGGTCCGGCGCGTGGTGGATCGACCCGGCCGTCGGGCTGGCCATCGCCGGCGTCGCGGTCTGGCAGGGCGTGCGCGCCTGGCGCGGCGAGGATTGCGGCTGTTGA
- the ctpC gene encoding manganese-exporting P-type ATPase CtpC — protein MDLALVPDIADEARTEDPALQVISDAAGRMRVAVDWVRANSRRAVAVEEAVAKCEGVRVVHAYPRTGSVVVWYSPRRCDLSAVLAAIGDALHVAAELIPARAPHSSEIRNADVLRMVIGGAALALLGVRRYVFARPPLLGPSGRLFATGVTVFTGYPFLRGALRSLRSGRAGTDALVSAATVASLVLRENVVALTVLWLLNIGEYLQDLTLRRTRRAISELLRGSQDTAWIRLTDGPEAGTEVQVPIDTVQIGDEVVVHDHVAIPVDGEVVDGEAIVNQSAITGENLPVSVVVGAHVHAGSVVVRGRLVVRARAVGNQTTIGRIITRVEEAQHDRAPIQTVGENFSRRFVPTSFIVSAITLAVTGDVRRAMTMLLIACPCAVGLATPTAISAAIGNGARRGILIKGGSHLEQAGRVDAIVFDKTGTLTVGRPVVTNIIALHKDWQPEQVLAYAASSEIHSRHPLAEAVIRSTEERHITIPPHEECEVLVGLGMRTWADGRTLLLGSPGLLRAENVRVSKKASEWVDRLRRQAETPLLLAVDGKLVGLISLRDEVRPEAAEVLNKLRANGIRRIVMLTGDHPDIAEVVAGELGIDEWRAEVMPEDKLAAVRDLQDEGYTVGMVGDGINDAPALAAADIGIAMGLAGTDVAVETADVALANDDLHRLLDVRDLGARAVDVIQENYGMSIAVNAAGLIIGAGGALSPVLAAILHNASSVAVVANSSRLIRYRLDAPRGAANGERAG, from the coding sequence ATGGACCTCGCCCTAGTCCCCGACATCGCAGACGAGGCGCGCACCGAAGACCCCGCGCTGCAAGTCATTTCGGATGCGGCCGGACGCATGCGGGTCGCCGTCGACTGGGTGCGCGCCAACTCCCGGCGCGCCGTGGCGGTCGAAGAGGCCGTCGCCAAGTGCGAGGGCGTGCGCGTGGTGCACGCCTACCCGCGCACCGGATCGGTCGTCGTCTGGTACTCGCCGCGGCGCTGCGACCTCTCCGCGGTGCTGGCCGCCATCGGCGACGCCTTGCACGTCGCCGCCGAACTGATCCCGGCCCGCGCGCCGCACTCCTCGGAGATCCGCAACGCCGACGTGCTGCGCATGGTCATCGGCGGCGCCGCGCTGGCCCTGCTCGGGGTGCGCCGCTACGTGTTCGCCCGCCCGCCGCTGCTGGGACCCAGCGGCCGGCTGTTCGCCACCGGCGTCACCGTCTTCACCGGCTACCCCTTCCTGCGCGGCGCGCTGCGCTCGTTGCGTTCCGGCAGGGCCGGCACCGACGCGCTGGTGTCGGCGGCCACGGTGGCGAGCCTGGTGCTGCGCGAGAACGTCGTCGCGCTCACCGTGCTGTGGTTGCTCAATATCGGTGAGTACCTTCAGGATCTGACGTTGCGGCGGACCCGCCGCGCCATCTCCGAACTGCTGCGCGGCAGCCAGGACACGGCCTGGATCCGGCTCACCGACGGTCCTGAGGCAGGCACCGAGGTTCAGGTGCCGATCGACACCGTGCAGATCGGCGACGAGGTGGTGGTCCACGACCACGTCGCCATCCCGGTCGACGGCGAGGTGGTCGACGGCGAGGCGATCGTCAACCAGTCCGCGATCACCGGGGAGAACCTGCCCGTCAGCGTGGTGGTCGGCGCGCACGTGCACGCCGGCTCGGTGGTGGTGCGCGGACGCCTGGTGGTGCGCGCCCGCGCCGTCGGCAACCAGACCACCATCGGCCGCATCATCACCCGGGTCGAGGAGGCCCAGCACGACCGGGCGCCCATCCAGACCGTCGGCGAAAACTTCTCCCGCCGTTTCGTTCCCACGTCGTTCATCGTCTCGGCCATCACGCTGGCGGTCACCGGTGACGTCCGCCGCGCGATGACCATGCTGCTGATCGCCTGCCCGTGCGCGGTGGGCCTGGCCACCCCGACCGCGATCAGCGCGGCGATCGGCAACGGCGCGCGCCGCGGCATCCTGATCAAGGGCGGCTCGCATCTCGAGCAGGCCGGCCGGGTGGACGCGATCGTGTTCGACAAGACCGGCACGCTGACCGTCGGGCGCCCGGTGGTCACCAATATCATTGCGCTGCACAAGGACTGGCAACCCGAGCAGGTGCTGGCGTATGCGGCCAGCTCGGAGATCCATTCCCGCCACCCGCTGGCCGAGGCGGTGATCCGGTCCACCGAGGAACGCCACATCACCATCCCGCCGCACGAGGAGTGCGAGGTCTTGGTGGGCCTGGGCATGCGGACCTGGGCCGACGGCCGGACCCTGCTGCTGGGCAGCCCCGGGCTGCTGCGCGCCGAAAACGTGCGGGTGTCCAAGAAGGCGTCGGAGTGGGTGGACCGGCTGCGCCGCCAGGCCGAGACCCCGTTGCTGCTCGCCGTCGACGGGAAGCTGGTGGGCTTGATCAGCCTGCGCGACGAGGTGCGCCCCGAGGCCGCCGAGGTGCTGAACAAGCTGCGCGCCAACGGCATTCGTCGCATCGTCATGCTCACCGGCGACCACCCGGACATCGCCGAGGTGGTCGCGGGCGAGCTCGGGATCGACGAATGGCGCGCCGAGGTGATGCCGGAGGACAAGCTCGCGGCGGTGCGCGATCTGCAGGACGAGGGCTACACCGTCGGCATGGTCGGCGACGGCATCAACGACGCGCCCGCGCTGGCCGCCGCCGACATCGGGATCGCGATGGGGCTGGCCGGAACCGACGTCGCCGTCGAGACCGCCGACGTGGCGCTGGCCAACGACGACCTGCACCGGCTGCTCGACGTGCGCGACCTGGGTGCCCGCGCGGTCGACGTCATCCAGGAGAACTACGGCATGTCCATCGCCGTCAACGCCGCCGGGCTGATCATCGGCGCGGGCGGGGCGCTGTCCCCCGTGCTGGCCGCGATCCTGCATAACGCGTCCTCGGTGGCGGTGGTGGCCAACAGCTCGCGGCTGATCCGCTACCGGCTGGACGCGCCGCGCGGGGCGGCGAACGGCGAGCGCGCCGGCTGA
- a CDS encoding DUF1490 family protein, giving the protein MAVYGLLAKAAGTVVTGLVGVTAYEVVRKAVAKAPLHETAVKGAELGLRGTRKAEEAAESARLRLADVMAEARERIGEEAPTPSIADTHDHDH; this is encoded by the coding sequence ATGGCGGTGTACGGGCTCCTGGCGAAGGCGGCAGGCACGGTGGTCACCGGGTTGGTCGGAGTGACGGCCTACGAGGTGGTGCGCAAGGCCGTGGCCAAGGCGCCGCTGCACGAGACCGCGGTCAAGGGCGCCGAGCTCGGGCTGCGCGGCACCCGCAAGGCCGAAGAGGCCGCCGAGTCGGCGCGGCTGCGGCTCGCCGACGTCATGGCCGAGGCCCGCGAGCGCATCGGCGAGGAGGCGCCCACGCCGTCGATCGCCGACACCCACGACCACGACCACTGA
- a CDS encoding TIGR03089 family protein — protein sequence MHQLSTLSGAILDPMLRADPVGPRITYYDDATGERIELSGVTLANWAAKTGNLLRDELGAGPGSRVGILLPAHWQTAAVLFGVWWIGAEAVLAGPADLALCTAARLDEADEAASGGEVAVLSLDPFGRPASDLPIGVTDYATAVRVHGDQILPEPSPGPALGGRSADEVLADCQSSAAARGLTSSDRVLSGASWSGPAELVDGLLAILVVGGSLVQVANADPAAQERRIATEKVTRVL from the coding sequence GTGCATCAACTGAGCACGCTGAGCGGGGCCATCCTCGATCCGATGCTGCGGGCCGATCCGGTCGGCCCGCGCATCACCTACTACGACGACGCGACCGGCGAACGCATCGAACTGTCCGGCGTGACGCTGGCCAACTGGGCCGCCAAGACGGGCAACCTGCTGCGCGACGAGCTGGGCGCCGGACCGGGCAGCCGGGTGGGCATCCTGCTGCCCGCGCACTGGCAGACGGCGGCGGTGCTGTTCGGGGTGTGGTGGATCGGCGCCGAGGCGGTGCTGGCGGGCCCCGCCGACCTCGCGCTGTGCACGGCCGCGCGCCTGGACGAGGCCGACGAGGCGGCATCGGGGGGCGAGGTGGCGGTGCTGTCCCTGGATCCGTTCGGCCGCCCGGCATCCGACCTGCCGATCGGCGTGACCGACTACGCCACCGCGGTGCGGGTGCACGGCGATCAGATCTTGCCCGAACCGAGCCCGGGACCGGCGCTGGGCGGGCGATCGGCCGACGAGGTGTTGGCCGATTGTCAAAGTTCAGCCGCCGCAAGGGGTTTGACGTCGAGCGACCGGGTGCTGTCCGGCGCGTCGTGGTCGGGGCCCGCCGAATTGGTGGACGGCCTGCTGGCGATCCTGGTCGTCGGCGGCTCGCTGGTTCAGGTGGCCAACGCCGATCCGGCCGCACAAGAGCGCCGCATCGCGACCGAAAAAGTCACCCGGGTGCTGTAG